DNA from Deltaproteobacteria bacterium:
CCTGACAGAGGGCTTGGTCAAAATCCGCTTTAAGGCCTACGGCGGGGTCACCGGCGTTACGGAATTTGCCTTCAAAATGGCAGCCGCACGCAGTGACTTTCACGGCATGCTCGATGAACTTGTGGCCACTATGAAGGTGATCGCGCAGGGTTTTTACCGGCCTCATGCCGACAAAGCAGCGCCACCAGCCCCTGAGCTAATCGAATTAGCAGCATTTTTTGCCACGCTGTAATGTGGTTGGTTCGGAAAACGTGCCGTAATCACTTGGGATTATTGCTTGACTAAGCGATCCCGCGAGGCTTCCTTAACGCTGTATTTATTCGGGAATTTAAGCTGTTGCCAACCGGCAATGGCTGCTATAACGAAAAGCGTCGCCAACAATCTCTCCGGGACTCCCGGTTCACCTACCAACACACAGTATTGGGCTGATCATGGCAGCAGAGTCTAAATTAAAGTACGATCGTGATTTTTTGATTTCTGTGTACAAGGATATGCTTTTTGGCCGTCGCTTTGAGGAGCGGGTCAATCAGGCTTATCAAAAGGGTAAATTTGCAGGGTTCTGTCACCTTCATATTGGCCAGGAGGCCGTGTGTATCGGTGTGCAGAGGGCGCTGAGACCGACGGATTACATGATCTCGGGCTATCGTTCTCACACCCAAGCCATCGCCAAAGGGATTGACCCGAAGGCGGTACTTTCCGAGCTTTTCGGTAAGGTCGATGGCTGTGTCAGGGGCAAGGGCGGGTCGATGCACATGTTCAGCAAGGAGCATAGGTTCCTTGGCGGCCATGGTATCGTCGGTGGTCAAACGCCGATCGCTGCTGGTGTCGGATTTGCAATTAAGTACGATCAGAACGATGACGTCATGGTCTGTTACCTCGGTGACGGAGCTTGTAATCAGGGCCAATTCTTCGAGGCTCTCAACATGGCTGCTGCCTGGGATCTTCCCGTGCTCTACATCGTCGAGAACAATCAATATGGCATGGGCACCGATTTCCGCCGCGTTACCAGTGTCGATAGTTTGGCTAAAAGGGCGCTGGCATTTGACATCGATAATTCGCAGGTCGATGGCATGGACGTACTCAAAGTGTACGACCACGTCAGTGGTATCGTCAGCAAGATGCGCAAGAAGCCTAAGCCTTATTTGCTCGAGGCCCATACTTATCGTTACCGCGGGCATTCGGTCTCGGATCCTGCTAGCTACCGTACTAAAGATGAGGTCGCGCAGTTTCAGGCTAGGGATCCGATTACTACCTTGGGCGACTATTTGAAGAAGCATAAAGTGACAACGGAAGATGAGCTCAAAGCTTGGGATAAGGACATCAGAGATCAGATGACCGCAATCGAGGCGTTCGCGGACGCGTCGCCAAAACCCGATGTATCCGAGCTCTGGGACCACGTTTTTGTCGATTAAGAGGACGAGGAAGTAATATTTATGGCACTCATTCAATTCCGCGAAGCAATCGGACAGGCCATGGCAGAAGAGATGGCTCGTGACGACCGCATCTTCCTGATGGGCGAAGAAGTAGCCCAGTACAACGGCGCTTATAAAGTATCCAAGGGACTCCTTGAGCAATTTGGACCGCGTCGCGTGTGGGACTCCCCGATCTCCGAGGCCGGCTTTGCCGGTTTGGGTATCGGTGCGGCCATGGTGGGGCTGCGTCCCATCATCGAGATGATGACTTGGAACTTTGGCATCCAGGGCTTCGATCAGATCGTCAATCACGCTGCCAAGATGTGCTACATGTCAGGTGGTCAATTTAACGTGCCGATCGTCTTCCGCGGACCAAACGGGGCGGCGCATATGCTGGGTTCGCAGCATTCGCAGAGTTTTGATGCGATGCTCACTAACGTGCCCGGGATGAAAGTAATTTCGCCCTCCACACCGTACGACGCTAAGGGCCTTTTGAAGGCGGCAATCCGCGACAATAATCCGGTCATCTTCCTAGAGAGCGAGATGATGTACGGGCTCAAGGGCGAGGTACCAGATGGTGAGTACGTGATTCCGATCGGTGTCGGTGACATAAAGCGTCCGGGTGAGCATGTGACCATTATCGCCTGGAATAAGATGCTGCACGTCGCGATGGCAGCGGCAGAACAGTTGGCTGCAAGTGGCATCAGTGCCGAAGTATTGGATCCTCGTACCTTGCAACCTCTGGATGAGGAGCTGATTTTCACCTCCGTACGCAAGACGCACCGTTTAGTCATCGTTGACGAGGGCTGGGATTTTGCCGCTACGAGCGCGCAGATTTCGGACCGCGTACAAAAAGAATGTTTCGACGATCTCGATGCGCCTGTAGTTCGCGTTAACTCGCTTTTTGTCCCGATGCCGTATGCCGAAGATCTCGAGCATGCCGTGTTGCCCACGGCTGAGCGCGTTGTTCAAGCGGTCAAAGACGTCATGTACGTCGACTAGTGATTGGTGTCATTGATGTGATTGATCAGTGGGCGCTTAGCGTAGCCCACAGTTTTTGGATCCTTGAGGGAGGCTTTAGAGCATGGCTCGTGTCATTGAGATGCCCAAATTAAGCGACACTATGGAAGAGGGCGGTATCGCCAACTGGTTGAAAAAAGAGGGCGAAAAGATTAATGAAGGCGAGCCACTAGTCGAGATTGAGACCGACAAGGCGACGCAGGAGTACGAATCGCCGGAAGAGGGCGTCGTGCTCAAGATCCTGGTCCAGCCAGGCAAAACGGTGGCGCTACGCACCCCAATCGCTGTGGTTGGTGATGCGGGTGAAACATACGACCTAGGTGCGTTGACTGGTGGTGCCGCAAAGAGCGCGACTGCAGCCGCCGCACCTCTCGCGGCACCGCAGGTGTCGCAGAAAGCTCCGGCAAAACCTGCGACCCCCACCGTACAGGCTCAGCCTGTGGGCGGTGGCCGCGTCAAGGCATCACCATTAGCGCGTAAAGTTGCCGCCGAGCTGGGTGTCGATGTATCCCAGATCGTGGGCACAGGACCAGCGGGCCGCGTCGTGTTGCGCGATATTGAGCAAAGTGCTGCCGGCGTTGCAACTCCGGTCGCAGCTCTAAGTAAGCCGTCCGTGCCGCAGCCAGCGGCTCCGGTGCCAGCTGCCTCTACAGTAGGGGCGACGGTGACTCCGGTATCGATGATGCGCAAGACCATTGCCAAGCGGCTCACCGCTGCTAAGAATGAGGCCCCGCATTTCTACCTTACCGTCTCCGCCAATGTTGCAAAATTGGAGACATGGCGGCAGTCGCTTAACGATGCTGCAGCTAAAGCCAACGCCAAGGGCGGATCTCTGGCCAAGGTTAGCGTGAATGATGTGGTGATTTTGGCCGTAGCAAGAGCGCTGCGTCACCATCCGCAGGTCAACGCTTCCTGGCAAGGTGAGACCATCGTCCACCACGGTGAGGCTCATATCGCCGTGGCTGTGGCTTTACCAGAAGGTCTCGTGACGCCGGTGATTCGCCGGGCTGACGTCTTAGGTGTCAGGGAAATTGCGGCAGCAGCGCGTGATTTAGCGACAAAAGCTAAAGACGGCCTACTGAGCAACGATGCCTTCACCGGTGGTACCTTTACGATTTCCAACCTCGGTATGTTTGGTGTCGAAGAATTCACCGCCATCATCAACCCACCACAGGCGGCAATTCTTGCCGTGGGGGCAGCCACCCCGACGCCTTGGGTCGATGAGCAAGAGCGGCTAGTTGTGCAGCAGCGCATGAAGATGACATTGTCCTGTGATCACAGGGTAGTCGATGGAGCTACGGGAGCAAAATTCCTGCAAACCCTAGTGTCGTATCTCGAAGATCCGATGCAAATGCTGGTTTAATTCGTGCAGTTTGCTTTATTCACAGTTTTGCTCAGTACAGCGCTGACGCTGGGGTGCCGCGCCAAGCACAAGTCCCAAGGGGACGAAGTGCCGCCGCCCCCAGGCGGCATTGCTACCGCTGACTCTGCCGCGGCTCTGGTCCCGGCCCCTCTTCCACCGCAGCTTCCGGAACTCAAGCAGCCGGAGCTCCTGCGTGGTTTTGGTTTCAAAGGCGAGTCCACCTGCTTTCCGCTAGCTGCGGGTCGTCGTTGCATCCCGGCCAATGAATCACCTATCGCTCATGCCTGCCGGCAAGCAAAGGGCGAAATCCTCACGTGCGAGGATTGTCGGCAAGTCTGTAGCCGCATGCTGAAGCCCTAAATCAAAAGGTCGCCTAGCCAAGCTAAGGCCGCTAGTCGAGCCTTGGCGCCTTTAGTGGTAAGATATGAATACCGCTAGAACTCTCCATTAGATTCTTCTCCGAGGACAACTAGTTTGAAATTGCAGTGGCCACTGGAAACGACCAGAGGTAGGCGCTTTGTCATGAGCGCTGCAATTTTATTTTGTGGATTATTGTCCGTCGTGATTTGGCGCGAAGTTTACTCAAGTAAAATTCAGTCGCAATTTTTTAGCGCCAAAGCGTCCCAGTTAAAGTTTAGGCTCGAGTCTGGTCCCAGCCGCAGTATTGCCTTTCCGACTTCTGGGCCGTTTGACGAAATGTTGGGATACACGCTGATCCCTGCCATCTCTGAGCGTGTGACAAAACGAGGCTACGAGATCAGAGCGCAAGCCCGCCTCTCACCGGAGCACCTAAGGCTCGTTCATGGCGGTGTCATATATCCCATTTACAAAGAGAAGTCGCAGGCCGGCCTGGCCATCGATGACGCGACGGGGAAACCACTTTTTTCTGCGCTTTATCCGCAATTGAGCTACGACACTTTCGATGACATTCCGCCGGCTATTTGGCGTACGCTACTGCTCATCGAAAATCGCGATTTACTGGATAAAAGGTACCCCTATAAAAATCCAACCCTAGATTGGAGTCGGCTTTTCGTCGCGATTTTAGATAACATCGTTACGAAGTTCTTCCCCTCGCACGATAGCCCAGGTGGCAGCACACTAGCCACGCAGTTGGAAAAATATCGGCACTCTCCTGATGGCCGAACGACCTCGGCGCGCCAAAAACTCGTACAGATGACCTCTGCAAGTCTGCGTGCGTATCAGGACGGACGTAACACCTTTGAGGCGCGTAAGCGCATCATCAAAGATTATGTCAATACGGTTCCTCTAGGAGCATTGCCTGGTACCGGTGAGATTCGCGGCATTGGCCACGCCCTTGCAGCCTATTTTGGTGCAAGTTTTGCCGAAGTCACTGATCTCCTAAGAGACATCAAACAAAAAGAAACTAATGCCGCGCGTGTATTGGCGAAGGCAGTGGCGTACAAACAGATTCTGGCGCTTTTTCTCTCGCAGCGCCGCCCAGCCTACTACCTAGGGCAGGACCAAGAAGCGCTCAAAGAGTTAGTGGATAAACACATAGACGTGATGATTCGGGGCAAAGCTCTGCCAAAAAGATTGCGCCAGGCTGTGGCTAAAGCGGAGCTAAACTTCCGCTCTGTTGGAGCCATATTTCAGCCGGAGCGTCTGAGCTACGTCGAGCGTAAAGCGGCCAATGCTGTCCGTGTGCATCTGCTGAATTATTTTGGATTTGATCGTTTATATACGCTCGACCGTCTGGACTTGCGCGTTAAGTCGACCATCGACTACGGCACACAAAAGGCCGTGCAAGATGTCCTGACCAAGCTGAAAGATAAAGACTACGCCAAGTCTCAGGGACTCATGGATCAACGGCTACTCGCTGAAGGGGATCCTAAAGATGTCATCTACAGTTTTACGCTGCGCGAGCGGCGGCATAACGCCAATCTCCTACGCGTCCAAGCCGACAACGTCGATGGTCCGTTCAATGTGAGCGAGGGTGGCAAACTAGAGCTTGGGTCGACTGCCAAATTGCGCACACTAGTGACCTACCTCGAGGTTATCGAAGAACTTTGGCACAGATATCGAAGGCTCGGAGGCGTTGAGCTGAAAGAAGCCCTCGGTAAAACTGATAAGTCGGATCAGCTCAGCCGCTGGGTCATTACCTATCTACTTGAGGCCAATGGCAGCGCTGCGGTCACACTGGAGGCCATTCTCAATGCCGCTCTTGAGCGTCGCTATACGGCGAGCCCGGCGGAGCGTTTCCTGACAAGTGGTGGTATACATCGGTTTAATAATTTTGAAAAATCAGACAATGGCCGGATCGTTGACGTCAAGGAAGCCGTGCGCAAATCCATCAATCTCCCATTTGTGCGCATGATGCGCGATATCGTCCAATACTTTATCGCCCAAATTCCTGGTGGCCATGCCATGCTCGAGGACGTGACTAATCCTAACCGACGCGAATTTCTGGCCCGATTTGCCAATAAGGAAGGGCGTGAGTACCTAGGTAGGTTCTACCTGCGGTATCGGGGACTCAGTAGCGATCAAATGGTACAGGCCTTGATGGCACGCATGCGGCTAAATCCAAGACGCCTCGCCGTGCTCTATGCGAGTATAGCGCCAGACACCAGTGTGAATGATATGGCGGCTTTCATCGCCAAATATCAGGGTGCGGGGAGCAAACCACAGAGCTCCAAACAGTTGCAGTCTCTTTATAAGGCTACGGTCGAGAGTAAATTAAGCCTGCAAGACCGGGGCTACATTTGCGGTGTCCATCCGCTTGAACTATGGTTGGTGTCCTATATGGTGAGGGCGCCTAAAGTTAGTTTTACCCAGGTGCTGCGGGCCAGTACTGGTGCGCGCCAGGAATCCTACCAGTGGCTATTCACAGCTAAGGGCAAGAAGCGTCAGGATAGCCGCATCAGGATCATGCTCGAAGATGAGGCCTTTAAGCAAATCCATGAACACTGGGCCAAGCTCGGATACCCTTTTGCCTCGCTTGTACCCACCTACGCTACTGCACTCGGTAGTTCCGGTGACAAACCTACTGCCTTGGCGGAATTGATGGGCATCATCACCAGCGGGGGTGTCCAGTACGTCAATACGCGTGTGAGTTCCCTAGAATTTGCCAAAGATACTCCGTTTGAGACGCATTTTCGTGCAAAGCCCAGCTTTGGTACCAGAGTTTTATCGCGCCCATTAACTGCAGCTGTACGCGACACCATTAAGCACGTGGTCGACAGCGGTACCGCAGTACGGGTACGCGGTGCCTTTGTTGATACCGTCGGTAAAACGATACCCGTCGGCGGTAAGACTGGTACAGGCGATAACCGTTATTCCGTCTTCGCACCTGGTGGACGCATCATTGAATCGCGGGCGGTGAGCCGTACAGCGACTTTTGTCTTTTATATCGGTGAGCGTTTCTTTGGTACGATCACCGCGTATGTACCAGATGCCTCAGCAGCGAAATTCAGTTTCACTAGTGCGCTGCCAGTGCAAATCCTCAAAATTCTATCGTCCAAACTGAGTCCTTTGATTAATGCTCCAGTCACCGCAGAAGAGTAGGTGACATTTTTATAGGAATTACAGTTTAACTCCGCATTAGAGTCATTATGTCGAAGAGAAAACCTAAAATAGTTTCAGCGGCGCCAGCAGAGGCGTCCCTGCGATCAGGCGATAGAAAACGCAGCTCGCTCTACCTTAAGTCATTATTGCTTCTGGCTATGGTTTTTTTAGCTGGTGCCCTGCTATTCACGTCTAATTCGACATCGCTGCATTTTTTGTCCAGAAACAGTAGCAATGCATACAACCTGGATGACGAAAGTGCGGGCAGCTTGACCATAGTACCGATCACCATTGCTCCTCCCATAGACTTTATTCGAGCTCAGAGCCTTCCTAGTGAGATTAATGACTGGCACTTCAGAGACATGGATATTTTAGGTGTGCAGGGCTTTTTACTAAAAGCTGGGTTAGCGTCTAATCTGGTCCATGGGCTTTTAGATAAAGCTAGCTATGATCAAGAACGATCCGAGACGCTGGTCCCTGTTACTAAAGAGCTGCTGCTTGGACTGACTCATGAGAGTCGGCAGCAGATCTACATCAAACTTACAGACAACCATGCCAACAAGATGCAGCTCGGTGCTTTTCGCTACTGCGGCCGCAATATTGATGATTGGTTCAGTGGTGGCGAGGTTGCAGACGACATCAAAGCCATGGTGGCCAGATATTTGTACCGGGACGGCTGCTATATGTTCTTTGCTGATTTGCCGCTTATTCTAGATCAAATCTCGATGGAGATGCTGCCAAAACTACTACATGTTTTATTTCGGCAGTCCACTTACCTGGTTAAATTAAATATCTCACCAACGAGTGATGTGGAAAAGTTAGTCGACTACTGGAGTGTAGGAGGGCGAGCCAAAGACGTGGGCTCGCTGCTGGAGTCGATGATGCGTCTTAGAGATGGAGAAAAAATAGATATTGTCCATCTCTTGCCACCATTTCCGCGGCGGCGCCTTTATACCTATCCGCAGCCAGGCACGGAGGTTATTGGTGGAGGGCATCGAGACTGCCATTGGACGGCCTACAATTTTTTTAATATCGATCCAGATGACCGATTTGCAGACCCGGCGCTGGTTGCTACCACATTGCGCAATGAATATGTTGAGGTGGCCAAGCCCATTTACGGCGATCTAGTGACTTACGCCCGCGCTAACGGAACCATATTTCACAGCGCCAATTACATTGCTGCAGGGCTCGTCTATACCAAGACGGGATCGAAAGCCGTCTGGCCCTGGCTCATCACTAAGATCGACGACATGGCCCATTTTTATCCCAAGGATGGTCCCGTATCAGTCCGCTATTTTCGTCGGCGCCCCATTAATTAGTAAATCCCTGATGACACGCCAAAAGAGGAGAACGGCCATACAGACATAAGTTACTGCACCGATCATGATTTTAGTCCAAACTAGATGATCTGGTCCGAGGATAAAGAGTACGGCTGCCATGGCGCCCGCGGCTAGTGCGATGCGTGCTAGAAATCCCCACGAGAAGCTAGGGATAAACGGTCGTGCAGCCAAATAACAACCCGTCGCGACGGTCAGCTTGCTCGCGGCCAAGGCCGCCGCAACGCCAATGCTGCCCCACAGCCCCCCAAGCCATGTGGCAAGTAAACAGCCAGAAATGAGGCCGATCGCGTAAATCTTATTCATGCGCGTCATTGCGTTACGTAGCCACAGAACCTGCATACCAAAGGTGTTGATACCAACGGTCGCCAGGATGCCAATTGATAATAATGCCATCACGTAGCCGGGCATGACGCTGTGATTGGCAAACGTAGCGGCGAATAAGGTAGCGAGAAGATCACCACCGACAAAAAAGGCACCGACAGCAATCGGCATCAATAAGATCATCGACAGCAGTGCACTGAATTCTATGTGCTTAGAGAATCGACGCTCGTCATCAATCCTGACCAATTCGGAAAAAAATATACTAGTCACCATCGCTGTGATGGTTGCAATACTCTGCACGATACGCAGTGGTCCAACGTATAGACCGACAGCGGCACTGCCACCAAAGGCTTCGACAAAGAAGACGTCAAAACGCTCCAGTGTGAACGCCAGCATGTTGGTAATGCCGAAGGGTAGGGCACCAAGAAATACGGGTTTCAAATCGGCCGTGCGGGGCCGTTCCCAGCCAATTTTCTTGATTGAAAAGCGCAGCGACAGGAGCGCAACCAACAAGTTGGGGAGCATACTTAGGATGCCGTAGTACATATAGTCCGCGGGGCCACGGACCAAGATCAGAACACCCCCTAAGCACAGCAATTTACTGATCACGCTAAATATATTGCGGATCGCTAGGGATTGCGTACCCGAGTGGACATAATCTGTCTCGATAATACTCGACACGAATAGGTAACCAAGGCTGAGAATCAGGCCTCGATAGGCGTCATAACGAGGCAGCATCATGACGGCCAGGGCAATGGCAACGATGACCACAGCATGGAGCAACTTCAGTAGGGTTACCGTGGACATGATGCGTCCCGGACTTAGAGCGCTGCCAGCTGGGTTAGCTATCGCAATTGATGCATAAGCACCGTAGCCAAAAGCAATAAAAGGCAAAAAGATATCGATGTAGGACACGGCGAACTGCACGGAACCAAAGCTTGTCACAGGGAGCGTAGCCTGCCCGAGGTACAGCACAAGCAGGGGAGCAATTTTATTGACCGTCTCGCTGATAGCGCCGGTGAGTAAGGTCAACGTGAGGCGGCGTCGGTGCGTGGGAGTACTGATGGCTATCCCCTTTCGGGCTCTCTTTAAGGGCCGAAGGCATCGATCACATAGGGAGCCAGTATTTGGCCCACTTCGTCGATCAGTGCTTCTTCGGTCGTATCGAACTGATTTAACCTCGTTCCGTCTACGTCGATCTGACCTAAAATTTTTCCATCTCTAGGATGACGAATCAAGACTACCATCTCACTCCGCGTGTCCAAATTACAAGCGAGGTAATTACTGATTGCCCGCACATCGTCCACGATCTGATTACGATTTTCAGCTACAGCCGTCCCGCAAACCCCCCGTCCCACGGGAATTCTCTCGTGGTCTGTGACTGGGCCCCGGTAGGGACCGAGGATCAAGGTGTCGCCGTCCAGTCGGTAGATGCCAACCCAATGGTAATCACTGCGGTGCTTGTGCAAATACTCCATTGCCGCGTCCAAGGCATCTACTGGTGTGGTTGCGGCGGCGCAGATGTGTCTGATAGCAGTGACAACCTGATCGTTAGTGGTATTCGATGGGCGCATTGGCGTTTTTTCCTCGACCTAGCTGTGATAACTCACTTGGGGATTATCGTAGGAGAGCCTCAGATGTCAAAGGCACGACAGCAAGACGTAGGGAGTTTCGTCCGTTGGGAGCTCATGACCAGGTCCGTGGCACAAGCGCTGGATTTCTATAAGTCCCTGTTTAGTTGGAGCTACGATGCCGCGGAGTTAAACGACGGTGCCACCTACTATCATTTGCTACATGGTAATCACCGCATCGGTGGCATCTACGCTATGGCGGATGATCTAGCAGGTAAGCCTGCTGCCGCCCACTGGACTCCTTACCTGGGAGTCAGTGACGTCGATCAGTCGCTCTTGGAGGCCAAATCCATGGGGGCAAAGGTGACGGCAGAGTCTTTTGACTTTGCCGCGCTGGGCCGCATGGCTCTGCTACTCGACCCTACCGGAGCGCCTTTTGGCCTGTGGCAGGATCAGCAGCGGACGCTCCTTGAACGTAGTGTAGCTTGGCACGAGCTTTCCACCCACGATGCTGAGAGCGCCGCCACATTTTACGGCGATCTATTTAATTGGATCACCCGGCCGGATTCTCAAGGCGAGGTAGCGATAACCAGATTTTACAGCGGCCCTAGACCGACAGCAGCCCTTATCACACTGAGTCCACGTTTTCGTGCAGTGCCACCGCATTGGCTGCCGTATTTTTACGTGGAAGATATGGCCTTAGCCACCAAAGCTTTGACGCAGTCGGGAGGACGCATCCTCGCTGAGCCCAGTCATGGCCCTTCAGGTACTCAGGCTGTGGTGCAGGATCCCCAAGGCGCAGTCTTTGGTGTCATGACCGTCTAGTTGGTTTTGCGCGCCAGCTCAGCCTGCCGTCCGCTGAGTCCGACATCGGTAAGTGTGGCGGTGCTCCAAGGTGGCAGGTCAGCCAAGGCTTTACTAGCAAGGGCCTTAAAGGAGTCGATGGCTTTGCGCGGCACCGGGTCAGCAGTCGGTAGTTTCACACCGGCAGGATCGATATAGCGTCCGTTGGCATGCAGTTCGAAGTGCAGATGAGGACCTGTCGCAAGCCCAGTTTTGCCGACGTAGCCGATGATCTGTCCCATTTTGATTTGAGCACCAGGCCTGACGTCAGGGGCAAAGCGTGACAGGTGTTTGTAGTGGGTGCTGTAAGTACCGTTGTGGCGCAGGCTGACCGTATTACCCGAGGCGCCGTGATAGGCAGCATAGGTGACACTGCCCGAGCCTATGGCCATCACCGGGGTGCCCGTAGGAGCGCCGTAGTCCACCCCGAGGTGCGGCTTAGCGACCTTGAGAATCGGGTGAAACCTGTGGGCATTGAAGCCTGAGGTGATTCTGGCAAAACGCAGCGGTGAGCGCAGAAACATACGCCGCAAACTGTTGCCTTCGGGGGTGTAGTACTGCCCCTCGGACGGGTCCAGCACCGCCGTGTTGATGACGCCACTGTTCTCGTATTCTGCCGCGACAATAGCGCCAATACGGACGGGACGACCTTCGCGGACGAACTGCTCGACGGTGAGCCGCCAGCGATCGCCGCGTTGAACCTCTCGGTGGAAGTCCATTTGCCAGCCAAAAATTTCAGTGATCCTAGAAATGATCGCCGGGTCCATGCCTGCCGTAGCTGCTGAGTTCCAGAGCGAGCCGGTGACGACCCCACTGTAGGCTGCAAGACGACGTTCCTCAGGAATCTGCAGATCAGAAGCCGTCCAGTGTCCCGGATCAACTTGATCCAGCCTGACAGTGAGGTCGTCGCTCAGTTCGATGTCGAGGCGTCGCGGATATTTGTCTGCGGCATCCATGGTATACGCTTTGATTGCGGTGCCGGCGCGCACGCGGGTGGGTGAGGTCCAGGGTTTCAGGGCACTAAGGATAGCGGCGCGCTCAGGGGCTAAAAATCCGAGTTCTTGGAGGGTGCGGGAGAGAGTGGAGTTCTTGGTCACCTTGATGGTGCCGACATGATGCGGGGCAGGGGCGTAAGGAATCAGCGAGGCAATGTCCGTGCCTGGTGGGCCAGCTGCGGCCGGATGGCCGGAGCCATCCCGTGCAAGCCCCGGTGGCGGAAGTCCGTCAAAGTGTTTGGTGATCTGCCAGCCGCCAAGATATCCCAGCGCTGCAGCTGCAAGCACGTAGTGGATCAGCGTCTTGAGAGAGAAAGTTACTGGATGGCGCATGGAGCGTCCTCCTCTGGCTTATATTCGAGATGTCAGCGGCCGCGCGCGCAGCACGATTCGGCCTGCAGGAAAATGCAATGGAGGGATGATCATAGCGAAAGAGTGACGGGGCCACAATTGGTAATTGGCTGACTGGCTTAAAACCTTGGGGCCGCTCAATTGCTTGTGATTACTGGATGTTGCTACGAACTTTGGGACGTAGTATGACGACGGGGAGACGGTCGCCCGATCTTTTGACCGCCCAAAGAGGAGAATCTCACCATGGCTCGAACCCCCTCTGTCATGCCACCGTTGGGCGGCGTCGCTCCGGATTTCACGTTG
Protein-coding regions in this window:
- the pdhA gene encoding pyruvate dehydrogenase (acetyl-transferring) E1 component subunit alpha, which translates into the protein MAAESKLKYDRDFLISVYKDMLFGRRFEERVNQAYQKGKFAGFCHLHIGQEAVCIGVQRALRPTDYMISGYRSHTQAIAKGIDPKAVLSELFGKVDGCVRGKGGSMHMFSKEHRFLGGHGIVGGQTPIAAGVGFAIKYDQNDDVMVCYLGDGACNQGQFFEALNMAAAWDLPVLYIVENNQYGMGTDFRRVTSVDSLAKRALAFDIDNSQVDGMDVLKVYDHVSGIVSKMRKKPKPYLLEAHTYRYRGHSVSDPASYRTKDEVAQFQARDPITTLGDYLKKHKVTTEDELKAWDKDIRDQMTAIEAFADASPKPDVSELWDHVFVD
- a CDS encoding pyruvate dehydrogenase complex E1 component subunit beta, giving the protein MALIQFREAIGQAMAEEMARDDRIFLMGEEVAQYNGAYKVSKGLLEQFGPRRVWDSPISEAGFAGLGIGAAMVGLRPIIEMMTWNFGIQGFDQIVNHAAKMCYMSGGQFNVPIVFRGPNGAAHMLGSQHSQSFDAMLTNVPGMKVISPSTPYDAKGLLKAAIRDNNPVIFLESEMMYGLKGEVPDGEYVIPIGVGDIKRPGEHVTIIAWNKMLHVAMAAAEQLAASGISAEVLDPRTLQPLDEELIFTSVRKTHRLVIVDEGWDFAATSAQISDRVQKECFDDLDAPVVRVNSLFVPMPYAEDLEHAVLPTAERVVQAVKDVMYVD
- a CDS encoding 2-oxo acid dehydrogenase subunit E2; the encoded protein is MPKLSDTMEEGGIANWLKKEGEKINEGEPLVEIETDKATQEYESPEEGVVLKILVQPGKTVALRTPIAVVGDAGETYDLGALTGGAAKSATAAAAPLAAPQVSQKAPAKPATPTVQAQPVGGGRVKASPLARKVAAELGVDVSQIVGTGPAGRVVLRDIEQSAAGVATPVAALSKPSVPQPAAPVPAASTVGATVTPVSMMRKTIAKRLTAAKNEAPHFYLTVSANVAKLETWRQSLNDAAAKANAKGGSLAKVSVNDVVILAVARALRHHPQVNASWQGETIVHHGEAHIAVAVALPEGLVTPVIRRADVLGVREIAAAARDLATKAKDGLLSNDAFTGGTFTISNLGMFGVEEFTAIINPPQAAILAVGAATPTPWVDEQERLVVQQRMKMTLSCDHRVVDGATGAKFLQTLVSYLEDPMQMLV
- a CDS encoding glycosyl transferase family 51, whose product is MSAAILFCGLLSVVIWREVYSSKIQSQFFSAKASQLKFRLESGPSRSIAFPTSGPFDEMLGYTLIPAISERVTKRGYEIRAQARLSPEHLRLVHGGVIYPIYKEKSQAGLAIDDATGKPLFSALYPQLSYDTFDDIPPAIWRTLLLIENRDLLDKRYPYKNPTLDWSRLFVAILDNIVTKFFPSHDSPGGSTLATQLEKYRHSPDGRTTSARQKLVQMTSASLRAYQDGRNTFEARKRIIKDYVNTVPLGALPGTGEIRGIGHALAAYFGASFAEVTDLLRDIKQKETNAARVLAKAVAYKQILALFLSQRRPAYYLGQDQEALKELVDKHIDVMIRGKALPKRLRQAVAKAELNFRSVGAIFQPERLSYVERKAANAVRVHLLNYFGFDRLYTLDRLDLRVKSTIDYGTQKAVQDVLTKLKDKDYAKSQGLMDQRLLAEGDPKDVIYSFTLRERRHNANLLRVQADNVDGPFNVSEGGKLELGSTAKLRTLVTYLEVIEELWHRYRRLGGVELKEALGKTDKSDQLSRWVITYLLEANGSAAVTLEAILNAALERRYTASPAERFLTSGGIHRFNNFEKSDNGRIVDVKEAVRKSINLPFVRMMRDIVQYFIAQIPGGHAMLEDVTNPNRREFLARFANKEGREYLGRFYLRYRGLSSDQMVQALMARMRLNPRRLAVLYASIAPDTSVNDMAAFIAKYQGAGSKPQSSKQLQSLYKATVESKLSLQDRGYICGVHPLELWLVSYMVRAPKVSFTQVLRASTGARQESYQWLFTAKGKKRQDSRIRIMLEDEAFKQIHEHWAKLGYPFASLVPTYATALGSSGDKPTALAELMGIITSGGVQYVNTRVSSLEFAKDTPFETHFRAKPSFGTRVLSRPLTAAVRDTIKHVVDSGTAVRVRGAFVDTVGKTIPVGGKTGTGDNRYSVFAPGGRIIESRAVSRTATFVFYIGERFFGTITAYVPDASAAKFSFTSALPVQILKILSSKLSPLINAPVTAEE
- a CDS encoding GAF domain-containing protein, whose amino-acid sequence is MRPSNTTNDQVVTAIRHICAAATTPVDALDAAMEYLHKHRSDYHWVGIYRLDGDTLILGPYRGPVTDHERIPVGRGVCGTAVAENRNQIVDDVRAISNYLACNLDTRSEMVVLIRHPRDGKILGQIDVDGTRLNQFDTTEEALIDEVGQILAPYVIDAFGP
- a CDS encoding VOC family protein — encoded protein: MSKARQQDVGSFVRWELMTRSVAQALDFYKSLFSWSYDAAELNDGATYYHLLHGNHRIGGIYAMADDLAGKPAAAHWTPYLGVSDVDQSLLEAKSMGAKVTAESFDFAALGRMALLLDPTGAPFGLWQDQQRTLLERSVAWHELSTHDAESAATFYGDLFNWITRPDSQGEVAITRFYSGPRPTAALITLSPRFRAVPPHWLPYFYVEDMALATKALTQSGGRILAEPSHGPSGTQAVVQDPQGAVFGVMTV